In one window of Paraflavitalea soli DNA:
- a CDS encoding SixA phosphatase family protein encodes MKPILTVLALFLLLTSCGHTYYVVRHAEKAVASPGTTMSTPNDPPLSEAGQERAQALKEVLQDKKIEYIFSTNTVRTRTTAEPLRSFRSLSIQTYGPLPDSAFIRQLKAIKYNTLIVGHSNTVDNIVNGLTNANTIPADLQDSEYDNLFVIKYKRFFGTRIRYERLKFGAPSK; translated from the coding sequence ATGAAACCAATTCTCACTGTTTTAGCCTTGTTCTTATTGCTAACGTCCTGCGGCCATACTTATTATGTAGTACGCCATGCGGAAAAGGCTGTTGCATCTCCCGGAACCACTATGTCTACGCCTAATGATCCCCCGCTCAGCGAGGCCGGACAGGAGCGGGCGCAGGCTTTGAAAGAGGTATTACAGGATAAAAAAATAGAATATATTTTTTCTACCAACACGGTGCGTACCAGGACCACGGCAGAGCCCCTGCGGAGCTTCCGTTCGCTGAGCATACAAACTTATGGCCCCCTGCCTGATTCGGCCTTTATAAGGCAGCTAAAGGCCATAAAATACAATACGCTCATTGTTGGCCACAGCAACACGGTAGACAATATTGTGAACGGGCTTACCAATGCAAATACCATTCCCGCCGATCTGCAGGATAGTGAATATGATAACCTGTTTGTGATAAAGTACAAGCGTTTCTTTGGCACCAGGATCAGGTATGAGCGCCTGAAGTTTGGCGCTCCGTCTAAATAA
- a CDS encoding alpha/beta hydrolase family protein: protein MRRSYYLLPVLLCSLSVMAQKKPLDHSVYDGWQSIGERAISNNGKYVVYAVTPQEGDGTLVLQAADNSWKKEVPRGYSATITEDNRFAIFKIRPLFKDTRDARIKKKTPNDMPKDSLGIVELGKDSVTKIARVKSFKSPEKGTGQWMAYLLDKPLPEATRPAGRPDSLTQLNNLMRAADSLARVADSLRKKVTEAQTKGLAVLQPASRREAGAGSNTGNNNAAAGAPNAGNRPAAGGGGGRGGGRFGGGASFSAASDGEEGTELVLRNLYTGEEKIYKLVSDYYFSQTGNVLILKTTQQNGNNASAPALLWTSLPDGKVDTIMRKFNDLKSVSLDETGSQLAFVAERDSVTKALLKFYKLWYYKPGMDSARIQVDRSTAGVSKGLSVSENYVLTFSKDAKKLFFGLAEIRKPKDTTLVDFETARLDIWHYNDDYLQPQQLVQLNNDLRRSYTSVLNIASGKVVQLGTDSSENIQLVDEGNANFVLGTSSKGNRVEAQWQGFARQRAYIISTEDGSKKLVKEKQRGFFSVSPKGNFVIWYDMPGKQYFTYQVSTGTIRNITQKVPTHLYDDEDDHPDDPSSFGTAGWLENDAAVLINDRYDIWQVDPTGEKLPVNVTGGYGKKNRTVLRYVRTDREARFLKADEQILLDAFNRTNKYDGYYTKKINVAGDPIQLSMEPYSHIPPVKAKQADAFVLGRMNVQEAANVFTTSDFKNFTRLSSINPQQKDYNWLTSELVKWKMFDGKEAEGLLFKPENFDPKKKYPVIFYFYEQDADGLYNYRAPAPSASTVNIAYFVSNGYLVFDPNIYYKNGEPGESAYNSVVSAAKHMAKMPWVDSTKMAIQGQSWGGYQVAYLVTRTKMFAAAGAGAPVANMTSAYGGIRWGTGLNRQFQYEHSQSRIGATLWQKPDLYLKNSPLFKADKVTTPILIMHNDADGAVPWYQGIEYFTALRRLGKKAWMLQYNGEDHNLVERRNRKDLSIRLAQFFDHFLKGAPAAKWIAEGVPATDKGIDWGTELEEKKGF, encoded by the coding sequence ATGAGACGATCCTACTACCTGCTACCGGTTTTGCTATGCTCCCTTTCGGTCATGGCGCAAAAAAAGCCGCTCGATCACTCTGTATACGATGGCTGGCAAAGCATCGGTGAGCGGGCCATCAGCAACAATGGAAAATATGTGGTTTATGCTGTAACACCCCAGGAAGGGGATGGTACGCTGGTGCTCCAGGCTGCTGACAATTCCTGGAAGAAAGAAGTGCCCCGTGGCTATAGCGCCACCATTACGGAAGACAATCGTTTTGCCATCTTTAAGATACGCCCGCTTTTCAAGGATACGCGCGACGCCCGGATCAAAAAGAAGACACCCAATGATATGCCTAAGGACAGCCTGGGCATTGTGGAGTTGGGTAAGGACAGCGTAACAAAAATAGCCCGTGTCAAATCGTTTAAATCACCAGAGAAAGGGACTGGTCAATGGATGGCCTACCTGTTGGATAAGCCGCTGCCTGAAGCAACGAGGCCTGCAGGAAGACCGGATTCTCTTACTCAACTGAATAATCTTATGCGTGCGGCAGATAGCCTGGCGCGTGTGGCAGACAGCCTGCGTAAAAAGGTGACTGAAGCGCAAACAAAGGGACTGGCTGTTTTGCAGCCAGCTTCCAGGAGAGAAGCTGGTGCAGGAAGCAATACCGGCAATAATAATGCAGCAGCAGGTGCACCGAATGCCGGGAACAGGCCAGCTGCCGGCGGCGGTGGCGGTCGTGGTGGAGGCCGCTTTGGTGGTGGCGCCAGTTTTTCAGCTGCCAGTGATGGGGAAGAAGGAACTGAACTCGTATTGCGTAACCTTTATACCGGGGAAGAAAAGATATATAAGCTGGTAAGTGATTATTATTTCAGTCAGACTGGTAATGTACTGATCCTGAAAACAACGCAGCAGAATGGCAATAACGCATCTGCTCCGGCCTTGTTATGGACCAGCTTGCCCGATGGTAAAGTGGATACGATCATGCGTAAATTCAATGACCTGAAAAGTGTGTCACTGGATGAAACAGGATCTCAACTTGCATTCGTAGCAGAAAGGGATAGTGTGACGAAAGCGCTGCTCAAATTCTATAAGCTGTGGTATTATAAGCCGGGGATGGACAGTGCCCGTATACAGGTAGACCGTTCTACGGCTGGTGTAAGCAAAGGGCTTAGTGTGAGTGAGAATTACGTGCTCACTTTCAGCAAAGATGCTAAGAAACTATTCTTTGGTCTGGCAGAAATAAGAAAGCCTAAGGACACTACCCTGGTTGATTTTGAAACGGCCCGCCTGGATATCTGGCATTATAATGATGATTACCTGCAGCCGCAACAATTGGTACAGTTAAATAATGATCTGCGCAGAAGTTATACCTCGGTATTGAATATTGCATCGGGTAAAGTGGTTCAACTGGGAACTGACAGCTCTGAGAATATTCAACTGGTAGATGAAGGAAATGCCAATTTTGTATTGGGTACTTCCAGCAAAGGCAACCGGGTAGAAGCACAATGGCAGGGATTTGCCCGTCAAAGGGCCTATATCATCTCTACGGAAGATGGTTCGAAGAAACTGGTGAAAGAGAAGCAAAGAGGATTCTTTAGTGTATCTCCCAAAGGCAATTTTGTGATCTGGTACGATATGCCTGGCAAACAGTATTTCACTTACCAGGTAAGTACGGGTACCATCAGGAATATTACGCAAAAAGTGCCAACGCATTTGTATGATGATGAAGATGATCATCCGGATGATCCCTCTTCTTTCGGTACAGCGGGCTGGCTGGAGAATGATGCCGCTGTATTGATCAACGATCGTTATGATATATGGCAGGTAGATCCAACAGGTGAGAAGCTTCCCGTGAATGTAACGGGTGGCTATGGTAAGAAGAATAGAACGGTATTGCGTTATGTGCGTACTGACCGGGAAGCACGTTTCCTGAAAGCGGATGAGCAAATACTGCTGGATGCCTTCAACCGTACCAATAAATACGATGGTTATTATACCAAGAAGATCAATGTTGCTGGTGATCCTATCCAGTTATCAATGGAGCCTTATTCACATATACCTCCGGTTAAGGCAAAGCAGGCTGATGCTTTTGTTCTTGGACGTATGAATGTGCAGGAAGCTGCCAATGTATTTACTACATCGGACTTTAAGAACTTCACGCGGCTCAGTTCCATTAATCCACAACAGAAGGATTATAACTGGCTCACCTCGGAATTGGTAAAATGGAAAATGTTTGATGGTAAAGAAGCAGAGGGATTGTTATTCAAGCCTGAGAACTTCGATCCTAAAAAGAAGTATCCGGTTATTTTCTACTTCTACGAACAGGACGCGGATGGCTTGTATAACTATCGTGCTCCTGCACCCAGCGCCTCTACGGTAAACATTGCTTATTTTGTCAGTAACGGATACCTGGTATTCGATCCCAATATTTATTATAAGAACGGAGAGCCTGGTGAAAGCGCTTATAACTCAGTAGTATCGGCTGCCAAACACATGGCTAAAATGCCCTGGGTTGATTCTACCAAGATGGCAATCCAGGGACAAAGCTGGGGTGGCTACCAGGTAGCTTACCTGGTAACGCGGACAAAGATGTTTGCTGCGGCAGGCGCCGGCGCTCCGGTGGCCAATATGACGAGCGCCTATGGTGGTATTCGCTGGGGAACAGGCCTGAACCGCCAGTTCCAGTATGAGCATTCGCAAAGCCGTATTGGTGCTACGTTGTGGCAGAAACCAGACCTGTACCTGAAGAACTCTCCTTTGTTCAAGGCTGATAAGGTGACGACTCCCATTCTCATTATGCACAATGATGCAGATGGCGCCGTTCCCTGGTACCAGGGCATAGAATACTTTACTGCCTTGCGCCGCCTGGGTAAGAAAGCCTGGATGCTGCAATACAATGGAGAAGACCATAACCTGGTGGAAAGAAGGAACCGCAAAGACCTCAGCATCCGCCTGGCGCAGTTCTTCGACCATTTCCTGAAAGGAGCACCGGCTGCCAAATGGATCGCGGAAGGTGTACCTGCTACGGATAAAGGGATTGACTGGGGTACGGAGCTGGAAGAGAAGAAAGGATTTTGA
- a CDS encoding DMT family transporter, with protein MRKAFLQLHGAVLLAGFTGILGRLITLNEGLLVWYRLLFTSLTLWVLFFLRKKLQRISFGEIMKITGVGAIAALHWVTFYGSIKYSNVSVALVCFSAIGFFTAIIEPLIVRKKMNWTELLLGLIAIVGISLIFHFDPQYKTGIIVGLISALLGSIFPICNRQLLQRHTTETVTLYELSGGFLFLSVLLPFYLQYFPPDHILPTLSDLGWLLVLAWFCTVLAFNLSMNALRKISAFTVNLTYNLEPLYGIALAFVVYREDKLLTGAFYIGLLFIVLSVLLQTWLVYREHKKVPQVASV; from the coding sequence ATGCGTAAAGCGTTTCTTCAGTTACATGGTGCTGTGCTCCTGGCAGGATTTACTGGCATCCTGGGCCGCTTAATTACCTTGAATGAAGGATTGCTGGTATGGTACCGCCTTCTTTTTACCTCCCTTACTTTATGGGTCCTGTTCTTTCTCCGGAAAAAATTACAGCGGATTTCCTTTGGGGAGATCATGAAGATCACGGGTGTTGGCGCTATTGCTGCGCTGCATTGGGTCACTTTCTATGGAAGTATCAAATACTCCAATGTATCTGTTGCCCTTGTTTGCTTTTCTGCCATCGGATTTTTTACAGCCATCATTGAGCCGCTTATTGTACGCAAGAAAATGAACTGGACGGAACTGCTGCTGGGACTCATTGCCATTGTGGGCATATCTCTGATCTTTCACTTTGATCCGCAATACAAAACCGGCATCATCGTAGGGCTTATTTCGGCCTTGCTGGGCAGTATCTTCCCGATCTGTAACCGGCAGTTGTTGCAAAGGCATACTACGGAAACGGTGACCTTGTATGAATTGAGCGGGGGCTTTCTTTTCCTCAGTGTATTGCTGCCCTTTTATTTACAATATTTTCCACCTGATCATATATTACCTACGCTCAGTGACCTTGGGTGGCTGCTGGTGTTGGCCTGGTTCTGTACGGTGCTGGCATTTAACCTGTCGATGAATGCGCTCCGGAAAATATCGGCCTTTACTGTCAATCTTACCTATAACCTGGAACCGCTGTATGGCATTGCGCTGGCTTTTGTCGTATACCGGGAAGATAAGCTGCTCACGGGCGCTTTTTATATTGGCTTATTATTCATTGTGCTATCGGTGTTGTTACAAACCTGGCTTGTATACCGCGAACATAAAAAAGTGCCCCAGGTAGCGAGCGTATAA
- a CDS encoding polyprenol monophosphomannose synthase produces the protein MEKIVIIPTYNERENIALIIDAIFALRQDFHVLVIDDGSPDGTAAIVKALQSNYPGQLFLEQRTGKLGLGTAYIHGFKWSLARGYRFIFEMDADFSHSPADLQRLYEACKQGADMAIGSRYVAGGGTVNWPRNRILLSKGGSLYTRLITWMPVKDTTAGFVCYRAEVLESINLDQIRFLGYAFQIEMKFAAWKLGFTIKEVPIIFEDRKFGASKMHKGIVKEGILGVLKLRWYSLFKDYRNRVKNNSSTSVFPAMQRDDQKIKWVK, from the coding sequence TTGGAAAAAATAGTAATCATACCCACTTATAATGAACGCGAAAATATTGCGCTGATCATTGACGCAATATTTGCCTTGCGGCAGGATTTTCATGTACTGGTCATAGATGATGGATCTCCAGACGGTACTGCTGCTATTGTAAAGGCATTGCAATCAAACTATCCCGGGCAGTTATTCCTCGAACAAAGAACCGGTAAATTGGGTCTGGGTACGGCCTATATTCATGGTTTTAAATGGTCTCTGGCACGCGGCTACCGTTTCATCTTTGAAATGGATGCCGACTTTTCCCATAGTCCTGCGGATCTGCAACGTTTGTATGAAGCCTGTAAGCAGGGTGCTGACATGGCTATTGGCTCCCGCTATGTAGCGGGTGGTGGTACGGTCAACTGGCCGCGCAACCGGATCTTACTTTCCAAAGGAGGCTCTCTGTATACCCGGCTGATCACCTGGATGCCGGTAAAAGATACCACAGCTGGCTTTGTTTGCTATCGGGCTGAAGTATTGGAATCCATCAACCTCGACCAGATCCGGTTCCTGGGTTATGCTTTCCAGATCGAAATGAAATTTGCTGCCTGGAAACTGGGCTTTACGATCAAAGAAGTGCCCATCATTTTCGAAGACCGTAAGTTTGGCGCTTCCAAAATGCACAAGGGCATTGTCAAAGAAGGAATTCTTGGCGTACTCAAACTCCGCTGGTACAGTCTCTTCAAAGACTACCGCAACCGCGTTAAAAACAACAGCTCTACTTCTGTGTTTCCCGCCATGCAACGGGATGATCAAAAAATCAAATGGGTTAAGTAA
- a CDS encoding 3'-5' exonuclease, translating into MLQLSKPLAIIDLETTGINLSTDRIVEIAIVKIGTDGSKLVKRKLLNPEIPISVVSSDLHGITNEMVKDAPTFKQVANEIKQFLENCDLAGYNSNRFDIPMLAEEFLRVGLDFDFKGRRLVDVQKVFHLMEQRTLSAAYKFYCNKTLEGAHGAEADATATWEVLEAQVVKYPQLGNTVESILKVIGEDNTVDFARRMVLENGVEVFNFGKHKGRAVADVLKAEPQYYDWMMKGDFPMHTKQKLTEIFNRTLLKKG; encoded by the coding sequence ATGTTACAATTATCAAAGCCATTAGCGATCATCGACCTGGAAACCACTGGTATCAATCTTAGTACTGATCGAATCGTTGAGATTGCCATAGTGAAAATTGGAACTGACGGAAGCAAACTGGTAAAGCGCAAACTGCTGAACCCTGAAATACCTATTTCGGTTGTTTCCAGCGATCTTCATGGAATTACCAATGAGATGGTAAAAGATGCACCTACTTTTAAGCAGGTGGCCAATGAGATCAAACAGTTCTTAGAAAATTGTGACCTTGCGGGTTATAATTCCAACCGTTTTGATATTCCGATGCTGGCAGAAGAATTTCTGCGGGTAGGGCTGGATTTTGATTTCAAGGGGCGCCGCCTGGTAGATGTACAGAAAGTATTTCACCTGATGGAGCAGCGTACCTTGAGCGCCGCTTACAAATTTTACTGCAATAAGACCCTGGAAGGCGCGCATGGTGCAGAAGCAGATGCCACCGCTACCTGGGAAGTGCTGGAAGCACAGGTGGTCAAATATCCTCAACTGGGCAATACGGTGGAAAGCATCCTGAAGGTAATAGGAGAGGATAATACGGTGGATTTTGCACGCCGGATGGTATTGGAGAACGGGGTAGAGGTGTTTAATTTCGGAAAACACAAGGGAAGGGCGGTAGCTGATGTGCTAAAGGCTGAACCTCAATATTATGATTGGATGATGAAAGGAGATTTTCCTATGCATACCAAGCAGAAACTCACCGAGATATTCAATAGGACCTTGTTAAAGAAGGGCTAA
- a CDS encoding UDP-N-acetylmuramate--L-alanine ligase produces the protein MKVHFIAIGGSVMHQLALALKRKGYIVTGSDDEIFEPARSNLANAGILPEATGWFPDKITTSIDAIILGMHAKGDNPELQRARELGLTIYSFPEYIYQESQQKTRLVVGGSHGKTTTTSMIMHVLKNTGKAFDYLVGARLEGFDQSVNITDAPVIVCEGDEYPASTLEKRPKFHFLFPHIAILTGIAWDHINVFPTFDFYLEQFVIFINKIEPGGLLIYNDTDPVLKKLVEENKRQDLRYQPYNIPPHTIEKGITTVSIGTHSGALQVFGDHNLMNLYAAWYACRELGVDEVAFVQAMASFTGASKRLELLAKNDQTIVYRDFAHAPSKVKATMEAVKQQYPERKLIAVLELHTYSSLNEQFMKEYNGAMDKADAAAVFYSGHALELKRMPPLPREKVVEGFGKKDLAVLNQKEELVQWLQSQSYQNANLLLMSSGNYDGIDMLTFAKKVTN, from the coding sequence ATGAAAGTACACTTTATAGCCATCGGCGGTAGTGTGATGCACCAACTGGCCCTGGCGCTCAAAAGGAAAGGATATATTGTTACTGGCAGTGATGATGAAATATTTGAACCAGCGCGGTCTAACCTGGCCAATGCAGGCATCTTGCCGGAAGCCACAGGCTGGTTTCCTGATAAGATTACAACAAGCATTGATGCCATTATTTTGGGCATGCATGCCAAAGGTGATAACCCGGAATTGCAGCGGGCCCGTGAATTGGGACTTACTATTTACTCCTTCCCCGAATACATTTACCAGGAAAGCCAACAAAAGACGAGGTTAGTGGTAGGCGGTAGTCATGGTAAAACGACTACCACTTCCATGATCATGCATGTACTTAAAAACACTGGTAAAGCATTTGATTACCTGGTAGGGGCCAGGCTGGAAGGGTTTGATCAGTCGGTGAACATTACAGATGCTCCCGTTATAGTTTGTGAAGGGGATGAATATCCTGCGAGCACCTTGGAGAAGAGGCCCAAGTTCCATTTCTTATTTCCCCATATCGCTATTCTCACCGGGATAGCGTGGGATCATATCAATGTATTTCCCACCTTCGATTTTTACCTGGAACAATTCGTAATTTTTATCAATAAAATAGAGCCGGGTGGCTTACTGATCTATAATGATACCGATCCGGTATTAAAGAAACTGGTAGAAGAAAACAAGCGCCAGGATCTACGTTACCAGCCCTATAATATACCTCCTCATACCATCGAAAAAGGTATAACAACCGTTAGTATCGGTACACATAGTGGAGCCCTGCAGGTTTTTGGTGATCATAACCTCATGAACCTGTATGCAGCCTGGTATGCTTGTCGTGAATTGGGTGTTGATGAAGTTGCCTTTGTACAGGCAATGGCCAGCTTTACCGGCGCATCCAAGCGGTTGGAGTTGTTGGCTAAAAACGACCAGACGATCGTATACCGCGACTTCGCCCATGCGCCTTCGAAAGTAAAAGCCACTATGGAGGCCGTCAAGCAGCAATATCCTGAGCGTAAACTCATTGCGGTATTGGAGCTGCATACCTATAGTAGCCTGAATGAGCAGTTTATGAAGGAATACAATGGAGCTATGGATAAAGCGGATGCGGCTGCTGTTTTTTATTCGGGCCATGCCTTGGAGTTGAAACGTATGCCACCCTTGCCCAGGGAAAAAGTGGTGGAAGGATTTGGTAAAAAAGACCTGGCGGTATTGAATCAAAAAGAGGAACTGGTACAATGGTTGCAGTCACAGTCATACCAAAACGCCAATTTGCTTTTGATGAGCTCAGGTAACTATGATGGGATAGATATGCTTACATTTGCAAAAAAGGTTACGAATTAA
- a CDS encoding RNA polymerase sigma factor, with amino-acid sequence MKTDPREIALLEGLAKDDRQAIETIYKQHYNMVQALIINNNGSADDARDIFQEAMIVLYEKARSGTFELNCLLKTYIYSVCRRLWLKRLQQQQKFVPEMDSLSETVAVEEELEMHGQRNTEFQMMEKAMQHLGEPCRSLLEAFYIQKRNMLDIAGHFGYTNADNAKNQKYKCLMRLKKLFFAAYKNNTP; translated from the coding sequence GTGAAAACAGATCCCCGGGAAATAGCTTTATTGGAAGGACTGGCAAAAGATGACCGACAAGCCATTGAGACCATTTACAAGCAGCACTATAATATGGTGCAGGCCTTGATAATCAATAACAATGGTTCAGCAGACGATGCACGGGACATTTTCCAGGAAGCCATGATCGTATTGTATGAGAAAGCCCGGTCCGGAACTTTTGAGCTCAACTGCCTGTTAAAGACCTATATCTATTCCGTTTGCCGCCGGTTGTGGCTCAAACGGCTTCAACAGCAGCAAAAATTCGTTCCGGAAATGGATAGCCTCAGCGAAACCGTAGCGGTAGAAGAAGAACTGGAGATGCATGGACAGCGAAATACCGAATTCCAGATGATGGAGAAAGCCATGCAACACCTGGGCGAACCCTGCCGGAGCTTGTTGGAAGCTTTCTATATCCAAAAAAGGAATATGCTTGACATTGCGGGCCATTTCGGGTACACTAATGCCGATAACGCCAAAAACCAGAAATACAAATGTTTAATGCGGTTAAAGAAGCTATTCTTTGCCGCCTACAAAAACAATACACCGTAA
- a CDS encoding S1 family peptidase, whose protein sequence is MFNAVKEAILCRLQKQYTVMEEMQLLDAVERYLANEMPAEERNFFEQLRKTNPEVDQMVVEHSMFLQQMDRFSDWKQYRSTLNEVHSHLVDTGSIKDKAPKATIVQLWKKYQRVVAVAASIAGITALTISAIVYYFAPKPVSEIRLLSQELDKVKISQQRTDQKVNTALMEKSAPYRPVANPKSGGTGFLIDGKGYLVTSAHIVADADSVYIQNIKGDYFKVSTLYINKLTDIAVLKIVDSRYQPVKSLPYALQKNTADLGEEVFTMGFPRPSSEIVYNKGYLSAKTGYNGDTTTYQLAISANPGNSGGPIFNHSGEVIGILSGKQTTAEGVIFSSRTKNIFTALHEIRKDSTNEDRIKLLLPSSIKGLDRVQQIKKIEDCMFMVIRY, encoded by the coding sequence ATGTTTAATGCGGTTAAAGAAGCTATTCTTTGCCGCCTACAAAAACAATACACCGTAATGGAAGAAATGCAATTACTGGATGCTGTAGAGCGCTACCTGGCCAATGAAATGCCTGCTGAAGAGCGGAATTTCTTTGAACAATTGCGCAAAACCAATCCGGAAGTAGACCAAATGGTGGTAGAACACTCTATGTTCCTCCAACAGATGGATCGCTTTAGTGATTGGAAACAATACAGATCCACCCTCAACGAAGTACATAGCCACCTGGTGGATACCGGTTCCATCAAAGACAAAGCGCCCAAAGCCACCATCGTTCAGCTTTGGAAGAAATATCAGCGCGTGGTAGCCGTAGCCGCGTCCATTGCCGGCATTACTGCCCTTACCATCAGCGCCATCGTTTATTATTTCGCTCCCAAACCTGTCTCCGAGATCCGCCTCCTGTCACAGGAACTTGATAAGGTAAAAATTTCCCAGCAACGCACCGATCAGAAAGTGAACACCGCACTTATGGAAAAATCAGCGCCCTACAGGCCTGTAGCCAATCCTAAAAGTGGCGGCACCGGTTTCCTGATCGATGGCAAGGGATACCTCGTTACCAGCGCCCATATTGTGGCAGATGCCGACTCCGTATATATTCAAAATATCAAGGGCGATTATTTCAAAGTATCTACCTTGTATATTAATAAGCTGACTGATATAGCCGTACTCAAAATTGTAGACAGCCGTTATCAACCTGTCAAATCATTGCCCTATGCCCTGCAAAAGAACACCGCAGACCTGGGCGAAGAAGTATTTACCATGGGTTTTCCACGTCCCAGTTCCGAGATCGTCTACAATAAAGGTTACCTGAGCGCCAAAACAGGTTATAATGGCGATACCACTACCTATCAGCTGGCCATTTCTGCCAACCCTGGTAATTCAGGTGGCCCCATCTTTAACCATAGTGGTGAAGTGATCGGTATTCTCAGTGGCAAACAAACCACGGCAGAAGGAGTCATATTCTCCAGCCGTACGAAGAATATCTTTACGGCCTTGCATGAGATCAGGAAGGACAGTACCAATGAAGACCGCATTAAGTTGTTATTGCCCTCTTCCATTAAAGGCCTTGACCGTGTACAGCAGATCAAGAAGATTGAAGACTGCATGTTCATGGTGATACGTTACTAA
- a CDS encoding nucleotidyltransferase family protein, producing MQPTLLILAAGMASRYGSMKQIQSFGPGGETIMDYSIYDAIRAGFKKVVFIIRKDFAEDFKAIVEPRLKGRIEIDYVYQDLKAFTEGYEVPADRTKPWGTAHAVLCAKDAVKEPFAVINADDFYGRDAFEKAYKFLTTDVRANVWSIIGYELLKTLSDNGTVNRGVCQVDVQGNLASIAERLNIVMKDGKILTDDSFVPKELPRDSSVSMNFWCFDPAVFDYSLGLFRTFLKESGTQAKSEFFIPIVADQFIKDKAGVIKVIPTSSDWFGVTYKEDAPEVKANLEKLVNAGEYPPALWS from the coding sequence ATGCAACCAACCTTATTAATATTAGCAGCCGGTATGGCCTCCCGCTATGGAAGTATGAAGCAGATCCAGTCTTTTGGTCCCGGTGGCGAAACGATCATGGATTATTCTATCTATGATGCTATCCGTGCCGGATTCAAAAAAGTAGTATTTATCATCCGCAAGGACTTTGCCGAAGACTTCAAAGCAATTGTAGAGCCAAGGCTGAAAGGCCGTATTGAAATAGATTATGTATACCAGGACCTGAAGGCCTTTACAGAAGGTTATGAGGTGCCTGCCGACCGTACGAAGCCCTGGGGTACTGCCCATGCGGTGTTGTGCGCTAAAGATGCGGTGAAAGAACCATTTGCGGTGATCAATGCGGATGATTTCTACGGCCGTGATGCTTTTGAGAAGGCTTACAAATTCCTGACTACTGATGTGCGAGCTAATGTATGGTCCATCATAGGCTATGAATTGCTGAAAACCCTGTCTGATAATGGAACGGTGAACCGTGGTGTATGCCAGGTGGATGTACAAGGTAATCTTGCTTCCATTGCTGAGCGCCTGAATATCGTCATGAAGGATGGTAAGATATTGACAGATGATTCTTTTGTACCGAAAGAATTGCCCAGGGATTCCAGTGTATCGATGAACTTTTGGTGTTTTGATCCTGCTGTATTTGATTACTCACTGGGTCTTTTCAGGACCTTCCTGAAGGAAAGTGGCACACAGGCTAAGTCGGAGTTCTTTATCCCTATTGTGGCTGATCAGTTCATTAAGGATAAGGCTGGTGTGATCAAAGTGATTCCTACTTCGTCTGATTGGTTTGGGGTTACCTATAAGGAAGATGCGCCTGAAGTAAAGGCCAACCTGGAAAAGCTGGTAAATGCCGGTGAATATCCTCCTGCGTTGTGGAGCTGA